The nucleotide sequence CTTCCGTCGTGAGCGATGCGCAGAGCAGTGCAATCAACAACAGTGGAATCGTCTGTCGCTCTTGCTGATGCTGTTCGGCCCAATGGACCCATTTGACGATCAGCGGCCTGACCAGCAGAAACATCACGGCAATGAAGGCAATCGTGGCCACGGCGACCAGCATGGCTCCCCCCACCTGCGCCTGGACAACTCCCACGACGAAGGCCAGCAGGCACCAGGCCGTCACGTCGTCGGTGGCCGCGCAACTCAGGGCGATCACGCCCAGGTCAGACTTCTCAAGTCGTTGGTCTGTCAAAATCCGCGCCAGCACGGGAAAGGCCGTGATCGACATGGCGACACCCAGGAACAAGGCAAAGCTGGTGAAGGGGACGCTGTCGGTGGACAGGATCGGATAGAGCCACAGTGCCGTGAACGATCCCAGCACAAACGGGAAGACGATACTCGCGTGAGAGATAGCGATGGCGGCTTTGGCCTGTCGTCCAACCTTCTGGGCATTCAGTTCCAGCCCCACGACGAACATATACAGAATTACGCCGATCTGCGCGATGGTCTTCAGGGAACCGAGCACCAGTTGATGCGGATCCGCTGACACGTCGGGAATCAGCAAGTGCATCGCCTGTGGAGAAATTGCCCCCAGGACAGAGGGGCCCAGCAGAATTCCGGCGATCACTTCACCAATCACGGCGGGTTGGTGCAGGCGTTTCAATACCCACGAGAGCACGTTTCCCAAGGCGATAACCGCCGCGAGTGTCGCCAGGACATGGACAACGACGTCGACACCCCCGGCATGAGTCCCCTTCGGCGCTGAAACCGTCGCAGTCCCCGGGGGGGCCTTCAGCCCCTGTCCGATCTGGCGGATCAACATAAAAGACGCTACTGCGGCCACGAGCAGCAAAGCATAGAACAGCAGGGAGACGACGGATTCCCGCTGCGTTGGCCGATCAGAAGAGGAAGAGATCGTGCTCATCGGAAACAGTTCATCAAAGTGAAACGGCTCGCCCTGGCCGCACGCTCGCCAGCCGCGTGAACGCCGATCGATAAAATATCTGTTGAAACAAGTGTCGTCAAGACGATTGTTTGGGTTGAGTCATTTTCTGTTGGCATCTTAAGGCTGAGAATCAGTACCCGCCAATCAGTGACTCTCCACCGTGATTTGCAGCAGTTGCTGATTTCCTTCGACGGCGATGAGGGGTTGAGTGGGGTTCTTGAGAGTAAAGGATTGAGTACTTCCCGAGATCCAGTGGATGTCGACGGTGATTTCTCCGGTGTCGTTTCCGAGTCCGAAGTCGAGCAGCCTCTGGTTGGATGCCTGATATCCATCTCCGGCAGTGAGCTGCCGTGTGAGGTGTTTCTGTCCGGCCTGCACGGTGACACGCGTGCCGATGGCGTCGCGTGAACTGTTTGTGGCGACAAGCTGGATCCGCAGTCCCCGCCCTGGTTGTGGAGATTTGTTGGTGAGCAGCGCGGCAGGGTCGCCGATGTGTGAGATGGCGAGGTCATCGAGCCCATCCCTGTTCCAGTCGATTCGTGCGACTCCTCGACCGAGCCTCGGAAGATGGAAGAAGTCGCCGATTTCGTCCGCGAATCGTTCCTGGAAGGAGTGAGCGATGTTGTGGAAGAACTGAGGTCTCATTTTGTAGGGGATCTGTTTGTAGGAGAAGTCGTCGACATGTCCGTTGACGAGAATCAGGTCTTCCAGTCCGTCGTGGTCGGCATCGATGAACTGCGTGCCGAACCCGAGCAGAGACCAGCTGGGATCGCGGAGTCGCATGGTTCTGGCCCGGTCGGAGAAGGTACGGGCACCGAGGTTGATGTAGAGCGAGTTGGATTCGTTGTAGAAGTTGGTGACAAACAGATCGACCCGTCCGTCGTTGTTGGGATCCCCTGCGGCGACCCCCATGCAGGCGAGCGCGGCACCTGCTTCGTCGTAGGCAAGTCCACTGACAAGGCCCAGTTCCTGCCAGGCGAGTTTACCATCTGGTAGCTTTTGGGGTGCGAAGAAGAAGTTAGGGCGACCATCATTGGCAATGAAGAGGCTGATGGTCTGCGATTCGTCGAAGTCGGCGGCGACGATCCCCAGTCCATCTCCGTTGGGCGCATCAAATCCCCACTCGCGGGTCATCTCGATAAACGTCCCGTCTCCCTGATTCTGATAGACATGGTCTACCGCAGCGGGGAAGAGCGAAGGTGGGCACGACGCCAAAATGGTGTCGTCTCCCTGACAGACACGAGTGTAGATCTCATCGCCGGTCAAGTAGGTGACGTCATAGACATCCGGGAGGGAATCACCGTCGAGGTCAGCGAGCAGACAGGAGGTCGTCCAGTGGGAATAGCGGGCCAGGCCTGAGCGGGAGGTCATGTCGAGGAACGTGCCATCACCCTGGTTTTTGTAGAGTCGGTTCCCGTCGATGTTGGCGACATAGAGATCGGGGAAACCATCGTTATCGAAGTCACCTGCAGCGACCCCCTGCCCGAACCCGGCATCATGAATACCGGCCAGATGGCTGACTTCGCACATGCGAATCCCGGCCACATTACGGAACAGGGCGTCGAGGAACTGAGAGTCGGCAGTATCCGGAGGCCAGGTCGTTCCCTGCGTGAAGTAGAGGTCACACCAGCCGTCGAGGTCATAGTCGAAGGCGGCCACGCCACCCCCTGTGTATTCGAACATCCGTCTGCCGGGACTCGCCGAAATCTCGCCATTGAAGTAAGTGAACTGAAGGCCCAGCGCCGCAGCCTCATCGAGGAAAAGGATGTCGCTTGAGGATGCAGGATGACCTGATCGGGTGTGAGACGGGTCCATGCGCCGAGAGGTCAGATCTGGTAGCGGATAAGACGACAGATCGAACCGCTTTGCCAGATCTGCCTCGGGTAAGAGTGCCGGTGTGTCTTCCCGCAGCAGCTTCCTGACTTGTGTGTCGATTTCCCTGACAACGGTCGGTCGGGCTTCGTCGGGGAGCAACTCGCACCACGCGCGGCATTCAGGAAGGCGACCCAGTTCCAGGGTCAGGCGAGCGCACGAGGCGATCTCGGCGGCTGAGCCTTTCCGATCGTACAGCTTTGCAGAGTGCTCTGTCAGTTCACTCAGTTTTCGGGCGCGGTCCGAGAATTGTTGTGCCTCATCCCCACGCTGTTCCGCTGCCAGAAGCTGACCAAGTTGATAGGTGGCTCGGTCGTAGTCCGGGCTGCGGCGAAGCGTTTCCCAGTAACACCGGATGGCGGCGCCGCTGTCCGTGGCGCTTTCGGCCCGTGTGGCTAAGAGCAGCCAATAGGCCGGGTGCTGCCATGCGGCTTCCGGAAGCAGATTGAAGCACTGCAAAAAGCTGGCTTCGTCGCCTGCCTCAACCAGCAGCGTGGCGAGTAACAATTGGGCTTCGAGTAGTTCTGGACTGCGAGACAGAGCTTCTCGTAGCAGGCTGGTGGCCTGGTCCTTTCGTCCAACGGACGAAGCGATCTTTGCGCCGCCCAACAGGGCCAGCGGGTCGCGAACCCGTAACATCTGGGCGAAGACAGCCTCGGGAGGAGCGGGCATCTCCGCGGGATTCGCCAGGGAAATGAGGGTCGCCAGATGGTTGCCGGAACCTTTCAGGGACCGATGCAGCGGGAGATTTGCTTCCCATTGACGTCCAGACAGGCTGAGAAGGGTTCCCCACAGGCCGTGCACTTCCGGAGACTGGCTGGTGGGTGCTCGAAGCGACTGTAGTTCGGTTTCGGCATCAGAAAGTCGTCCCTGCCGCATGAAGAGTGAGGCGATCGCGAGGGTCGCGGCGTTCCGGGAATGCGAACCAGCAGAGATCCGTCGGTAAGTATCCAGCGCGTCCGCCGGGCTGCCCAGATGCTCAAGCGCCTCGCCCAGCACAAGCATCATTTCGGAATCGGACGGTCGGGATTCGAGACACGAAACGGCCAGCGCCTCGGCTTCGCTCCATCGCTCTTCTGTTCTGGCAAGCAGGGCCGCAGCGCGCATCGAGTTTTGCCTGTATTCAGAGACCTGCCAGGCGGAAACCAGCACCAACACCGGAATCAGAGTTCCGGCGAGGCATCTAGACCATGTCTGGCGAATGTTTGCGCTTGAAGACACGACATCACCCGACCCGTCCGTGGTCGCGCACTCTCTCTGCCGACCTCAGACATTTGCTTCTGGAAGTGGACGTGGCAGGGGAAGAAATGGTCATCTGGAACGTCAATTTCGTGTCATTCATTGGGGACCGCTGTTCGGCGGCTGACGGAGTCACCCGCGTGCGGCCGGATCGTCCGGAACAACGAATCGTCTGAGTCTTCCCGAATACCGGCCGTCAGCCTCTGGCCCGTGGAGGCTGACGGCGCTCGTCGCGAAGGGAAGATGTCATCCGGGGACGGCTTCAAGCCTCCTCCGCTCAGCATCCTCGGAGTACGCACCCCGAGCCCGGCCGGATTTTGTGAGAAGTCGACCAGTATGGAGTGCGAATGCTCGAGGCCTGGCCCAGGTTGGACAGTCCGGAGAGAGACTTCAGACTTTGCAGGCGAACTGACGTCTGTTTGACGTCCTCGGAGGACGCCGAACGAAGTTACCAATCGCCGATGGATTCGCTGCCGGCACGTGTGCCCACACCACGCCAGATCAGGCGATCAATGCTGCTGCTGGCGTTTCTGACCGATCCGTCGGCCATGAGCACCTGAACCAGCCCCGTGTGTCGGCTCGAGGCGGAGATTACGTTGTGATTACGATCCCACCCGGCATCCATACACGATGGTCCGTTGGGAGGAATCAACGTGCTGAAACCGACGTAGAAGTACCCGCCATCAACCCAGCGCTGGCCCGGAATTTCAGAGTTGTAGTATGACGTGTAGACCCCATTCGAAACGACCGAGTTGCAAATCGTGGCCAATTGGTCCATGTGCGCCTGATTTCCGGGAACTAACGGATCAATCACACCGTCATTCAGGGGAGGGGTTCCG is from Schlesneria sp. DSM 10557 and encodes:
- a CDS encoding cation:proton antiporter, whose amino-acid sequence is MSTISSSSDRPTQRESVVSLLFYALLLVAAVASFMLIRQIGQGLKAPPGTATVSAPKGTHAGGVDVVVHVLATLAAVIALGNVLSWVLKRLHQPAVIGEVIAGILLGPSVLGAISPQAMHLLIPDVSADPHQLVLGSLKTIAQIGVILYMFVVGLELNAQKVGRQAKAAIAISHASIVFPFVLGSFTALWLYPILSTDSVPFTSFALFLGVAMSITAFPVLARILTDQRLEKSDLGVIALSCAATDDVTAWCLLAFVVGVVQAQVGGAMLVAVATIAFIAVMFLLVRPLIVKWVHWAEQHQQERQTIPLLLIALLCASLTTEAIGIHAVFGAFMLGAIIPHDSRIAHQLTSKLTDVVTILLLPAFFAVTGMNTRIGLINGWDGILICLALILVATVGKFGGTVAASRMVGIDWRTSAALGILMNTRGLMELIVLNIGLSLGVISPKLFAMMVIMAVATTIATSPILRKLLSHSASGAEGSVTFRSESP
- a CDS encoding FG-GAP-like repeat-containing protein encodes the protein MLVLVSAWQVSEYRQNSMRAAALLARTEERWSEAEALAVSCLESRPSDSEMMLVLGEALEHLGSPADALDTYRRISAGSHSRNAATLAIASLFMRQGRLSDAETELQSLRAPTSQSPEVHGLWGTLLSLSGRQWEANLPLHRSLKGSGNHLATLISLANPAEMPAPPEAVFAQMLRVRDPLALLGGAKIASSVGRKDQATSLLREALSRSPELLEAQLLLATLLVEAGDEASFLQCFNLLPEAAWQHPAYWLLLATRAESATDSGAAIRCYWETLRRSPDYDRATYQLGQLLAAEQRGDEAQQFSDRARKLSELTEHSAKLYDRKGSAAEIASCARLTLELGRLPECRAWCELLPDEARPTVVREIDTQVRKLLREDTPALLPEADLAKRFDLSSYPLPDLTSRRMDPSHTRSGHPASSSDILFLDEAAALGLQFTYFNGEISASPGRRMFEYTGGGVAAFDYDLDGWCDLYFTQGTTWPPDTADSQFLDALFRNVAGIRMCEVSHLAGIHDAGFGQGVAAGDFDNDGFPDLYVANIDGNRLYKNQGDGTFLDMTSRSGLARYSHWTTSCLLADLDGDSLPDVYDVTYLTGDEIYTRVCQGDDTILASCPPSLFPAAVDHVYQNQGDGTFIEMTREWGFDAPNGDGLGIVAADFDESQTISLFIANDGRPNFFFAPQKLPDGKLAWQELGLVSGLAYDEAGAALACMGVAAGDPNNDGRVDLFVTNFYNESNSLYINLGARTFSDRARTMRLRDPSWSLLGFGTQFIDADHDGLEDLILVNGHVDDFSYKQIPYKMRPQFFHNIAHSFQERFADEIGDFFHLPRLGRGVARIDWNRDGLDDLAISHIGDPAALLTNKSPQPGRGLRIQLVATNSSRDAIGTRVTVQAGQKHLTRQLTAGDGYQASNQRLLDFGLGNDTGEITVDIHWISGSTQSFTLKNPTQPLIAVEGNQQLLQITVESH